DNA sequence from the Candidatus Cloacimonadota bacterium genome:
GTGAATCGAGAAATGTAGTTGCTAAAAATGCGAGAAATAAAAAAATGATAAGAGAAAAATCAGTTCTAAAACTCACTTTAAATTTCATTATTTGATCCAGTTATTTTCTTTATACCATTCAAAGGTTGCAGTTATATTGTCCAATAAATTTTTTGCCGGTTCAAAATTCAATATTCTTTTTGCTTTTTCATTGGAAACAAGCCAGGATTCCTGTTTCATTTCTTTGATTTTATCTCTATTTAATAAGGAAGTTTTTTTGCTGAAGAGGGAAATAAACTCAAAGAAAATCGCAACAATATCGAGTAAAAAATCAGGAACCGTGATTTTTAGGGAAGAAGTTTGCAGAACTTTTTCCAGGTTTTGGGAAAATTCTTCCAAACGAACATCTAAACCTGAGGCAAAAAATATCTCGTTGAAAGCGTTCTTATTACCCAAAGTGCTGATTATTAAATTCACTAAATCCTGAACATAGATCAGACTGATCTGCTTGTTTTTGTTTCCCGCAAATAAAGAGATGTGTTTTTTTATCAGTATGAAATAGGTCAGGAAATCTTTGTCACCCGGACCAAAAACAGCAGCAGGACGGATGATCGTCCATGATTTTTTTGCTTTGGATTGGATCAATTCTTCTGCCAGTAACTTACTTTTACCATATTTTGAAATAGGAAGACATTCGTCGGTTTCATTTTTAAATTCAAATTTTTTTGAAGGACCGCTTACTGCTTGACTGCTCAAAAAGAT
Encoded proteins:
- a CDS encoding NAD(P)-dependent oxidoreductase, encoding MKKIVITGANGFIGSFLAKELLKRDFEITCLVRQNSDIMLLPSNCNLVRVDYQNKDQLKKLLKKNEVLIHTAALTKAKNWAEFKKNNIDLTESLLDIYNSTASLKQFIFLSSQAVSGPSKKFEFKNETDECLPISKYGKSKLLAEELIQSKAKKSWTIIRPAAVFGPGDKDFLTYFILIKKHISLFAGNKNKQISLIYVQDLVNLIISTLGNKNAFNEIFFASGLDVRLEEFSQNLEKVLQTSSLKITVPDFLLDIVAIFFEFISLFSKKTSLLNRDKIKEMKQESWLVSNEKAKRILNFEPAKNLLDNITATFEWYKENNWIK